A genomic segment from Muntiacus reevesi chromosome 15, mMunRee1.1, whole genome shotgun sequence encodes:
- the FAH gene encoding fumarylacetoacetase has protein sequence MSFVPVAEDSDFPIHNLPYGVFSTRGNPRPRIGVAIGDQILDLSVIKHLFTGPILSGHQDVFDKPTLNSFMGLGQAAWKEARAFLQNLLSASQARLRDDVELRQRAFTSQASATMYLPAAIGDYTDFYSSRHHATNVGVMFRGKENALMPNWLHLPVGYHGRASSVVVSGTPIRRPLGQMRPDDSKPPVYGACKLLDFELEMAFFVGPGNKLGEPIPISKAHEHIFGMVLMNDWSARDIQKWEYVPLGPFLGKSFGTTISPWVVPMDALMPFALPNPDQDPKPLPYLCHDQPYTFDINLSVALKGEGMSQAATICRSNFKYMYWTMLQQLTHHSVNGCNLQPGDLLASGTISGPEPESFGCMLELSWRGTKAVELGNGQTRKFLLDGDEVIMTGHCQGDGYRIGFGQCAGKVLPALSPA, from the exons ATGTCTTTCGTCCCGGTGGCCGAGGATTCTGACTTCCCCATTCACAATCTGCCCTACGGCGTCTTCTCCACCCGAGGCAAC CCAAGACCAAGGATCGGCGTGGCCATTGGGGACCAGATCCTGGACCTCAGTGTCATCAAGCACCTCTTCACTGGGCCGATCCTCTCCGGACACCAGGATGTCTTTGATAAG CCAACTCTCAACAGCTTCATGGGCCTGGGTCAGGCTGCCTGGAAGGAGGCGAGAGCATTCTTGCAGAACCTGCTGTCTGCCAGCCAAGCCAGGCTCAGAGATGACGTGGAGCTTCGGCAGCG TGCGTTCACATCCCAGGCTTCCGCTACGATGTATCTTCCAGCTGCCATAG GCGACTACACGGACTTCTATTCCTCTCGGCATCACGCCACCAATGTCGGGGTCATGTTCAGGGGCAAGGAGAATGCATTGATGCCAAACTG GCTGCACCTGCCGGTGGGCTACCACGGGCGCGCGTCCTCCGTGGTGGTGTCTGGCACCCCGATCCGCAGGCCCCTGGGGCAGATGCGACCCGACGACT CTAAGCCTCCCGTTTATGGTGCCTGCAAACTCCTGGACTTCGAGTTGGAGATG GCTTTCTTTGTAGGCCCTGGGAACAAACTCGGAGAGCCAATCCCTATTTCCAAGGCCCACGAGCATATTTTTGGAATGGTCCTTATGAACGACTGGAGTG CTCGAGACATCCAGAAATGGGAGTACGTCCCCCTCGGGCCGTTCCTTGGGAAGAGTTTTGGAACCACCATCTCTCCATGGGTGGTGCCCATGGATGCCCTCATGCCCTTTGCTCTGCCCAACCCGGATCAG GACCCCAAGCCCCTGCCGTATCTCTGCCATGACCAGCCCTACACATTCGACATCAACCTCTCTGTTGCCCTGAAAG GAGAAGGAATGAGCCAAGCAGCTACCATATGCCGGTCTAATTTTAAG TACATGTACTGGACAATGCTGCAGCAGCTCACCCACCACTCTGTCAATGGCTGCAACCTGCAGCCGGGCGACCTCTTGGCTTCTGGAACCATCAGCGGGCCG GAGCCAGAGAGCTTCGGCTGCATGCTGGAGCTGTCGTGGAGGGGCACGAAGGCCGTAGAGCTGGGGAATGGCCAGACCAGGAAGTTCCTGCTGGATGGGGATGAAGTCATCATGACAG GACACTGCCAGGGGGACGGGTACCGCATTGGCTTCGGCCAGTGCGCGGGGAAAGTGCTGCCGGCCCTCTCGCCCGCCTGA